The following proteins are co-located in the Rippkaea orientalis PCC 8801 genome:
- a CDS encoding mechanosensitive ion channel family protein — MKQKLQKFLALLLTTITLMGILGAFSHNLIAQDSASATKFPVIFDGNTLFYVQRPSGSLAPEERAELIRERLEKIVKNRDVEINDQDFDLDNKGDVVIILFKNKTLATVTTEDAKLADVSTEILAEQYLQKIQEAIQRYHLERQPFYWILGIVLTVVTTILLIVTLKIFDKIFPYIYTLLNDWRDHIIPSIRIQNLELLSSENLTKICEGFVRLVRIILTLLILYLFIPLVLSFFPQTRRIGHLLFDYLMTAINLVGNSLVSYLPNIFIIGVIIYLTYYTLRLLKFIFTEIENENLNFPGFYPEWAQPTYRLLNWIIIALAAVFTFPYLPGFNSPAFRGVSAFLALLFTLGSTGVVSNTVSGFVLIYTRAFQVGDIVKIADATGKILEKTLLVTRIQTVKNVVITIPNSVVISSNVVNYSALSRDTHSPLIIHTTITLGYDIPWRTVHETLIKAAKATPHILSEPSPFVWQTSLNDFHISYEINGYTFESSKMMETYSDLHQNIQDKCNEAGIEILSPQYSALRDGNHNTIPENYLPEDYVSPGFKIEPVTNLLNLNKANRKH; from the coding sequence ATGAAACAAAAATTACAGAAATTTTTAGCTTTGCTACTAACTACAATAACCTTGATGGGTATTTTAGGGGCTTTTAGTCATAATTTAATCGCTCAAGATAGTGCTTCAGCTACGAAATTTCCTGTTATTTTTGATGGAAATACCCTGTTTTATGTTCAGCGTCCTAGTGGGTCACTTGCCCCAGAAGAAAGAGCAGAACTTATTCGAGAAAGGTTAGAAAAGATTGTTAAAAATCGTGATGTTGAAATTAACGATCAAGATTTTGATTTAGATAATAAAGGCGATGTTGTTATTATCTTATTTAAAAATAAAACTTTAGCAACTGTTACCACAGAAGATGCTAAACTGGCTGATGTTTCTACGGAAATATTAGCTGAACAATATTTACAAAAAATCCAAGAAGCGATTCAAAGATATCATCTAGAACGACAACCTTTTTATTGGATACTAGGCATTGTTTTAACAGTGGTGACAACGATTTTGTTGATCGTTACTTTGAAGATTTTTGATAAGATATTTCCTTATATTTATACCTTATTAAATGATTGGCGCGATCACATAATTCCTTCTATTAGAATCCAGAATTTAGAACTTTTATCCTCTGAGAATTTAACTAAAATTTGTGAGGGATTTGTCAGATTAGTTCGCATTATCTTAACTTTATTAATTCTCTATTTATTCATTCCCTTGGTTCTCAGCTTTTTTCCTCAAACAAGACGTATAGGACATTTACTTTTTGACTACTTAATGACGGCTATTAATTTAGTTGGCAATTCTTTAGTAAGTTATTTGCCGAATATATTTATTATTGGTGTTATTATTTATTTAACCTATTATACGCTGCGTTTACTGAAGTTTATTTTCACAGAAATTGAAAACGAAAATCTCAATTTTCCAGGGTTTTATCCTGAATGGGCACAACCTACCTATAGACTATTAAACTGGATAATTATTGCCCTAGCTGCTGTTTTTACTTTTCCTTATCTTCCGGGGTTTAATTCTCCTGCATTTCGCGGAGTGTCTGCGTTTCTTGCCCTATTATTTACCTTGGGTTCAACGGGGGTTGTTTCTAATACAGTTTCCGGTTTTGTTCTGATTTATACTCGCGCTTTTCAAGTAGGAGACATAGTGAAAATTGCTGATGCAACCGGAAAAATTCTGGAAAAAACCTTACTGGTAACTCGTATTCAAACGGTAAAAAATGTTGTGATTACCATTCCTAATTCGGTTGTTATTAGTAGTAATGTGGTTAATTATAGTGCTTTGTCCAGAGATACTCACAGTCCCTTAATTATCCATACAACCATTACACTAGGTTATGATATTCCTTGGCGTACTGTTCATGAAACTTTAATTAAAGCAGCTAAAGCAACCCCTCATATTTTGTCAGAACCCTCCCCCTTTGTCTGGCAAACTTCCCTCAATGATTTTCATATTAGTTATGAAATTAATGGCTATACTTTTGAATCTAGTAAAATGATGGAAACCTATTCCGATTTACATCAAAATATTCAAGATAAATGTAATGAAGCAGGGATTGAAATTTTATCTCCTCAATATTCAGCTTTGCGAGATGGAAATCATAATACTATACCGGAAAACTATCTTCCTGAAGATTATGTCAGTCCTGGTTTTAAAATTGAACCCGTAACCAATTTATTAAACTTAAATAAAGCCAACAGGAAACACTAA
- a CDS encoding energy-coupling factor ABC transporter permease, giving the protein MPLLTQIFLFPAYLALHIPDGFLSLPVSLFTWIITVVLLFVALKRVQAEYQEKAVPLMGVCAAFIFAAQMINFPIPGGTSGHLVGGTLAAILLGPWAGTLVVAVVFIVQAVLFQDGGLTVLGANILNMGLLGTFGGYYLYKVIRVTLDRNRWPAMAAATAIAAWVSVMAAAIMTGFQLALSGTVSLALGLGALIFWHFFIGIGEAIITVITVSFIWRSRPDLLYNPPRLYRMELTGDQDPF; this is encoded by the coding sequence ATGCCTTTACTCACTCAAATCTTCCTATTCCCAGCCTATTTAGCGTTACATATTCCTGATGGCTTTTTAAGCCTCCCTGTAAGTCTATTTACCTGGATTATTACCGTAGTTTTACTATTTGTCGCCCTCAAGCGAGTACAAGCCGAATATCAAGAAAAAGCGGTTCCCCTAATGGGCGTTTGCGCTGCCTTTATTTTTGCTGCCCAGATGATTAATTTTCCCATTCCTGGGGGGACATCTGGTCACTTGGTAGGAGGAACCCTCGCAGCTATTCTCCTCGGTCCGTGGGCAGGAACCTTAGTCGTAGCCGTCGTTTTTATCGTCCAAGCGGTTTTATTCCAAGATGGCGGTTTAACTGTTTTGGGGGCTAATATCCTGAATATGGGGCTATTAGGGACGTTTGGAGGCTATTATCTCTATAAAGTGATTCGTGTTACCCTCGATCGCAATCGTTGGCCTGCCATGGCCGCCGCTACCGCTATTGCTGCTTGGGTTAGTGTGATGGCTGCTGCCATCATGACAGGATTTCAACTTGCCCTATCGGGAACGGTTTCCTTAGCGTTAGGGTTGGGGGCGTTGATTTTTTGGCATTTCTTCATTGGTATTGGAGAAGCCATCATTACCGTTATTACCGTGAGTTTTATCTGGCGATCGCGTCCTGATCTTTTATACAATCCCCCTCGACTGTATCGTATGGAACTTACAGGCGATCAAGACCCGTTTTAA
- a CDS encoding PDGLE domain-containing protein — protein sequence MTHNRSNNRNRVFFALGLSIALVIAIFLSPFASSDPDGLDRVSQDLEFEHKATSEVPAQKLPFYAVFEEYALRGVPETVATPLAGLVGTIVAFGLAWGTGKVLGKVSSKRGGEG from the coding sequence ATGACGCATAATAGATCAAATAACCGAAACCGTGTATTTTTTGCCTTGGGATTAAGTATTGCTTTAGTGATTGCTATCTTTCTCTCTCCTTTTGCCAGTTCTGACCCCGATGGGTTAGATCGCGTCTCCCAAGACTTAGAATTTGAACACAAAGCTACTTCAGAGGTTCCTGCCCAAAAACTACCCTTTTATGCTGTTTTTGAGGAATATGCTTTAAGAGGAGTCCCCGAAACAGTGGCAACTCCCTTAGCCGGTTTAGTAGGAACAATAGTAGCATTTGGCCTAGCTTGGGGAACAGGGAAAGTATTAGGAAAAGTTTCCTCGAAAAGAGGAGGAGAGGGGTAG
- the cbiQ gene encoding cobalt ECF transporter T component CbiQ: MILHLQALLNTPKNELITPWHCLASRTRLLCILIAVFAIALTPNGRWQTWLFYAFVLLLIILLSRVSLSQLLSRVAVEFLFVGVVLLGTLFRPEGQVIWSWGILQITTTGVMVLGSVTLKVILSLLALNLLILTTPIPEIFQGLLSLGIPPLLVAIMASMYRYIDVLIREFTTMKRAAMSRNLMISRGTTRLIIGHAIGSLFIRTYERGERIYQAMLARGYGGLPNPASFTKYKKWDIFALIFTGIIIVIGQLLYL, translated from the coding sequence ATGATTTTGCATCTTCAAGCCTTATTAAACACTCCAAAAAATGAACTTATTACCCCTTGGCATTGCCTAGCTTCTAGAACTCGTTTACTTTGCATTTTAATAGCTGTTTTTGCTATTGCTTTAACTCCTAATGGAAGATGGCAAACGTGGTTATTTTACGCTTTTGTTCTTTTACTAATTATTCTCTTAAGTCGCGTTTCTTTGAGTCAATTACTATCACGGGTAGCCGTTGAATTTCTTTTTGTGGGAGTGGTTTTATTAGGGACTTTATTTCGTCCCGAAGGACAAGTCATTTGGTCTTGGGGTATTCTTCAAATTACCACAACAGGAGTGATGGTATTAGGAAGTGTTACCCTCAAGGTTATTTTATCTTTACTTGCTCTCAATTTACTGATTTTAACGACTCCAATTCCTGAAATTTTTCAAGGATTACTATCTTTAGGAATCCCTCCATTATTAGTTGCTATTATGGCATCAATGTACCGTTATATTGATGTTTTAATTCGAGAATTTACTACTATGAAACGGGCAGCAATGTCGCGTAATTTAATGATTAGTCGAGGCACAACTCGACTCATTATCGGTCATGCCATTGGTTCTTTATTTATTCGTACCTATGAACGAGGAGAACGAATTTATCAAGCGATGTTAGCTAGAGGTTATGGAGGCCTTCCTAATCCTGCTAGTTTTACCAAGTACAAAAAATGGGATATTTTTGCTTTGATTTTCACAGGAATTATAATCGTAATAGGACAACTCCTTTATTTATAG